Proteins encoded within one genomic window of Macaca thibetana thibetana isolate TM-01 chromosome 3, ASM2454274v1, whole genome shotgun sequence:
- the SH2B2 gene encoding SH2B adapter protein 2 isoform X1: protein MDPSYCPAHGFPSQDALWPLSSQQWSSAHYSEPAAGGCNGTEAMNGAAPGPATAAPVPVPVPDWRQFCELHAQAAAVDFAHKFCRFLRDNPAYDTPDAGASFSRHFAANFLDVFGEEVRRVLVAGPTTRGAAVRAEAMEPEPADTSALKAAPYGHSRSSEDVSTHAATKARVRKGFSLRNMSLCVVDGMRDMWHRRSSPEPDAGASPRAAEPSAEPRDKWTRRLRLSRTLAAKVELVDIQREGALRFMVADDAAAGSGGSAQWQKCRLLLRRAVAEERFRLEFFVPPKASRPKVSIPLSAIIEVRTTMPLEMPEKDNTFVLKVENGAEYILETIDSLQKHSWVADIQGCVDPGDSEEDTELSCTRGGCLASRVASCSCELLTDAVDLPRPPETTATGAVVTAPHSRGRDAVRESLIHVPLETFLQTLESPGGSGSDSNNTGEEGAETEPEAEPELELSDYPWFHGTLSRVKAAQLVLAGGPRNHGLFVIRQSETRPGEYVLTFNFQGKAKHLRLSLNGHGQCHVQHLWFQSVLDMLRHFHTHPIPLESGGSADITLRSYVRAQGPPPEPGPAPPATPAPPACWSDPPGQHYFSSLAAAACPPASPSDAAGASSSSASSSSAASGPAPTRPVEGPLSVRSRSNSAERLLEAVAAAAAAEEPQEAAPGRARAVENQYSFY from the exons CCGCAGGTGGCTGCAATGGGACGGAAGCCATGAATGGTGCCGCCCCCGGCCCCGCCACAGCCGCCCCGGTCCCGGTCCCGGTCCCGGACTGGCGGCAGTTCTGCGAGCTGCACGCGCAGGCGGCCGCCGTGGACTTTGCGCACAAGTTCTGCCGCTTCCTGCGGGACAACCCAGCCTACGACACTCCCGACGCTGGCGCCTCCTTCTCCCGCCATTTCGCCGCCAACTTTCTGGACGTCTTCGGGGAGGAGGTGCGCCGCGTGCTGGTGGCCGGACCGACGACTCGGGGCGCGGCCGTGCGCGCGGAGGCCATGGAGCCGGAGCCCGCGGACACCTCTGCACTCAAGGCAGCGCCCTACGGCCACTCGCGGAGCTCGGAGGACGTGTCCACGCATGCTGCCACGAAGGCCCGCGTCCGCAAGGGCTTCTCGCTGCGCAACATGAGCCTGTGCGTGGTGGACGGCATGCGCGACATGTGGCACCGGCGCTCCTCGCCCGAGCCCGACGCAGGAGCTTCCCCGCGCGCCGCCGAGCCCTCGGCTGAGCCCCGCGACAAGTGGACGCGGCGCCTGAGGCTGTCGCGGACGCTGGCGGCCAAGGTGGAGCTGGTGGACATTCAGCGCGAGGGGGCCCTGCGCTTCATGGTGGCAGACGACGCGGCCGCGGGCTCCGGGGGCTCGGCGCAGTGGCAGAAGTGCCGCCTGCTCCTGCGCAGGGCTGTGGCCGAGGAACGCTTCCGCCTGGAGTTCTTCGTGCCGCCCAAG GCCTCCAGGCCCAAGGTCAGCATCCCACTGTCAGCCATCATTGAGGTCCGCACCACCATGCCCCTGGAAATGCCAGAGAAGGACAACACGTTCGTGCTCAAG GTAGAGAATGGAGCTGAGTACATCCTGGAGACCATCGACTCTCTGCAGAAGCACTCGTGGGTAGCCGACATCCAGGGCTGCGTGGACCCCGG TGACAGTGAGGAAGACACCGAGCTCTCCTGTACCCGAGGAGGCTGTCTGGCCAGCCGCGTGGCCTCCTGCAGCTGTGAGCTCCTGACCGATG CAGTTGACCTACCCCGGCCCCCAGAGACGACAGCCACGGGTGCAGTGGTGACAGCCCCCCACAGCCGAGGTCGAGATGCCGTCAGAGAGTCCCTGATCCACGTCCCACTAGAGACCTTTCTGCAGACCCTGGAATCCCCGGGCGGCAGCGGCAGTGACAGCAATAACACAG GGGAAGAGGGTGCAGAGACAGAGCCCGAGGCTGAGCCGGAGCTGGAGCTGTCCGACTACCCCTGGTTCCACGGGACACTGTCCCGGGTCAAGGCTGCTCAACTGGTTCTGGCAGGAGGGCCCCGGAACCACGGCCTCTTCGTGATCCGCCAAAGTGAGACTCGGCCTGGGGAGTACGTGCTGACTTTCAACTTCCAGGGCAAGGCCAAG CACCTGCGCCTGTCCCTGAACGGCCACGGCCAGTGTCACGTACAGCACCTGTGGTTCCAGTCTGTGCTTGACATGCTCCGCCACTTCCACACACACCCCATCCCACTGGAGTCAGGGGGCTCGGCCGATATCACCCTTCGCAGCTATGTGCGGGCCCAGGGCCCCCCGCCAG AGCCGGGCCCCGCGCCCCCTGCCACGCCAGCGCCCCCCGCCTGCTGGAGCGACCCGCCCGGCCAGCACTACTTCTCCAGCCTCGCCGCGGCTGCCTGCCCGCCCGCCTCGCCCTCTGACGCCGCCGGCGCCTCTTCGTCGTCCGCCTCGTCATCTTCGGCTGCGTCGGGGCCAGCCCCCACGCGCCCCGTCGAGGGCCCGCTCAGCGTGCGGAGCCGCAGCAACAGCGCTGAGCGCCTGCTGGAGGCCgtggccgccgccgccgctgctgagGAGCCCCAGGAGGCCGCGCCCGGCCGCGCGCGCGCCGTGGAGAACCAGTACTCCTTCTACTAG
- the SH2B2 gene encoding SH2B adapter protein 2 isoform X2, with product MDPSYCPAHGFPSQDALWPLSSQQWSSAHYSEPAAGGCNGTEAMNGAAPGPATAAPVPVPVPDWRQFCELHAQAAAVDFAHKFCRFLRDNPAYDTPDAGASFSRHFAANFLDVFGEEVRRVLVAGPTTRGAAVRAEAMEPEPADTSALKAAPYGHSRSSEDVSTHAATKARVRKGFSLRNMSLCVVDGMRDMWHRRSSPEPDAGASPRAAEPSAEPRDKWTRRLRLSRTLAAKVELVDIQREGALRFMVADDAAAGSGGSAQWQKCRLLLRRAVAEERFRLEFFVPPKASRPKVSIPLSAIIEVRTTMPLEMPEKDNTFVLKVENGAEYILETIDSLQKHSWVADIQGCVDPGDSEEDTELSCTRGGCLASRVASCSCELLTDVDLPRPPETTATGAVVTAPHSRGRDAVRESLIHVPLETFLQTLESPGGSGSDSNNTGEEGAETEPEAEPELELSDYPWFHGTLSRVKAAQLVLAGGPRNHGLFVIRQSETRPGEYVLTFNFQGKAKHLRLSLNGHGQCHVQHLWFQSVLDMLRHFHTHPIPLESGGSADITLRSYVRAQGPPPEPGPAPPATPAPPACWSDPPGQHYFSSLAAAACPPASPSDAAGASSSSASSSSAASGPAPTRPVEGPLSVRSRSNSAERLLEAVAAAAAAEEPQEAAPGRARAVENQYSFY from the exons CCGCAGGTGGCTGCAATGGGACGGAAGCCATGAATGGTGCCGCCCCCGGCCCCGCCACAGCCGCCCCGGTCCCGGTCCCGGTCCCGGACTGGCGGCAGTTCTGCGAGCTGCACGCGCAGGCGGCCGCCGTGGACTTTGCGCACAAGTTCTGCCGCTTCCTGCGGGACAACCCAGCCTACGACACTCCCGACGCTGGCGCCTCCTTCTCCCGCCATTTCGCCGCCAACTTTCTGGACGTCTTCGGGGAGGAGGTGCGCCGCGTGCTGGTGGCCGGACCGACGACTCGGGGCGCGGCCGTGCGCGCGGAGGCCATGGAGCCGGAGCCCGCGGACACCTCTGCACTCAAGGCAGCGCCCTACGGCCACTCGCGGAGCTCGGAGGACGTGTCCACGCATGCTGCCACGAAGGCCCGCGTCCGCAAGGGCTTCTCGCTGCGCAACATGAGCCTGTGCGTGGTGGACGGCATGCGCGACATGTGGCACCGGCGCTCCTCGCCCGAGCCCGACGCAGGAGCTTCCCCGCGCGCCGCCGAGCCCTCGGCTGAGCCCCGCGACAAGTGGACGCGGCGCCTGAGGCTGTCGCGGACGCTGGCGGCCAAGGTGGAGCTGGTGGACATTCAGCGCGAGGGGGCCCTGCGCTTCATGGTGGCAGACGACGCGGCCGCGGGCTCCGGGGGCTCGGCGCAGTGGCAGAAGTGCCGCCTGCTCCTGCGCAGGGCTGTGGCCGAGGAACGCTTCCGCCTGGAGTTCTTCGTGCCGCCCAAG GCCTCCAGGCCCAAGGTCAGCATCCCACTGTCAGCCATCATTGAGGTCCGCACCACCATGCCCCTGGAAATGCCAGAGAAGGACAACACGTTCGTGCTCAAG GTAGAGAATGGAGCTGAGTACATCCTGGAGACCATCGACTCTCTGCAGAAGCACTCGTGGGTAGCCGACATCCAGGGCTGCGTGGACCCCGG TGACAGTGAGGAAGACACCGAGCTCTCCTGTACCCGAGGAGGCTGTCTGGCCAGCCGCGTGGCCTCCTGCAGCTGTGAGCTCCTGACCGATG TTGACCTACCCCGGCCCCCAGAGACGACAGCCACGGGTGCAGTGGTGACAGCCCCCCACAGCCGAGGTCGAGATGCCGTCAGAGAGTCCCTGATCCACGTCCCACTAGAGACCTTTCTGCAGACCCTGGAATCCCCGGGCGGCAGCGGCAGTGACAGCAATAACACAG GGGAAGAGGGTGCAGAGACAGAGCCCGAGGCTGAGCCGGAGCTGGAGCTGTCCGACTACCCCTGGTTCCACGGGACACTGTCCCGGGTCAAGGCTGCTCAACTGGTTCTGGCAGGAGGGCCCCGGAACCACGGCCTCTTCGTGATCCGCCAAAGTGAGACTCGGCCTGGGGAGTACGTGCTGACTTTCAACTTCCAGGGCAAGGCCAAG CACCTGCGCCTGTCCCTGAACGGCCACGGCCAGTGTCACGTACAGCACCTGTGGTTCCAGTCTGTGCTTGACATGCTCCGCCACTTCCACACACACCCCATCCCACTGGAGTCAGGGGGCTCGGCCGATATCACCCTTCGCAGCTATGTGCGGGCCCAGGGCCCCCCGCCAG AGCCGGGCCCCGCGCCCCCTGCCACGCCAGCGCCCCCCGCCTGCTGGAGCGACCCGCCCGGCCAGCACTACTTCTCCAGCCTCGCCGCGGCTGCCTGCCCGCCCGCCTCGCCCTCTGACGCCGCCGGCGCCTCTTCGTCGTCCGCCTCGTCATCTTCGGCTGCGTCGGGGCCAGCCCCCACGCGCCCCGTCGAGGGCCCGCTCAGCGTGCGGAGCCGCAGCAACAGCGCTGAGCGCCTGCTGGAGGCCgtggccgccgccgccgctgctgagGAGCCCCAGGAGGCCGCGCCCGGCCGCGCGCGCGCCGTGGAGAACCAGTACTCCTTCTACTAG
- the SH2B2 gene encoding SH2B adapter protein 2 isoform X3, translated as MASHLRMLSGHCHPSSGVQPTTLNQASRPKVSIPLSAIIEVRTTMPLEMPEKDNTFVLKVENGAEYILETIDSLQKHSWVADIQGCVDPGDSEEDTELSCTRGGCLASRVASCSCELLTDAVDLPRPPETTATGAVVTAPHSRGRDAVRESLIHVPLETFLQTLESPGGSGSDSNNTGEEGAETEPEAEPELELSDYPWFHGTLSRVKAAQLVLAGGPRNHGLFVIRQSETRPGEYVLTFNFQGKAKHLRLSLNGHGQCHVQHLWFQSVLDMLRHFHTHPIPLESGGSADITLRSYVRAQGPPPEPGPAPPATPAPPACWSDPPGQHYFSSLAAAACPPASPSDAAGASSSSASSSSAASGPAPTRPVEGPLSVRSRSNSAERLLEAVAAAAAAEEPQEAAPGRARAVENQYSFY; from the exons GCCTCCAGGCCCAAGGTCAGCATCCCACTGTCAGCCATCATTGAGGTCCGCACCACCATGCCCCTGGAAATGCCAGAGAAGGACAACACGTTCGTGCTCAAG GTAGAGAATGGAGCTGAGTACATCCTGGAGACCATCGACTCTCTGCAGAAGCACTCGTGGGTAGCCGACATCCAGGGCTGCGTGGACCCCGG TGACAGTGAGGAAGACACCGAGCTCTCCTGTACCCGAGGAGGCTGTCTGGCCAGCCGCGTGGCCTCCTGCAGCTGTGAGCTCCTGACCGATG CAGTTGACCTACCCCGGCCCCCAGAGACGACAGCCACGGGTGCAGTGGTGACAGCCCCCCACAGCCGAGGTCGAGATGCCGTCAGAGAGTCCCTGATCCACGTCCCACTAGAGACCTTTCTGCAGACCCTGGAATCCCCGGGCGGCAGCGGCAGTGACAGCAATAACACAG GGGAAGAGGGTGCAGAGACAGAGCCCGAGGCTGAGCCGGAGCTGGAGCTGTCCGACTACCCCTGGTTCCACGGGACACTGTCCCGGGTCAAGGCTGCTCAACTGGTTCTGGCAGGAGGGCCCCGGAACCACGGCCTCTTCGTGATCCGCCAAAGTGAGACTCGGCCTGGGGAGTACGTGCTGACTTTCAACTTCCAGGGCAAGGCCAAG CACCTGCGCCTGTCCCTGAACGGCCACGGCCAGTGTCACGTACAGCACCTGTGGTTCCAGTCTGTGCTTGACATGCTCCGCCACTTCCACACACACCCCATCCCACTGGAGTCAGGGGGCTCGGCCGATATCACCCTTCGCAGCTATGTGCGGGCCCAGGGCCCCCCGCCAG AGCCGGGCCCCGCGCCCCCTGCCACGCCAGCGCCCCCCGCCTGCTGGAGCGACCCGCCCGGCCAGCACTACTTCTCCAGCCTCGCCGCGGCTGCCTGCCCGCCCGCCTCGCCCTCTGACGCCGCCGGCGCCTCTTCGTCGTCCGCCTCGTCATCTTCGGCTGCGTCGGGGCCAGCCCCCACGCGCCCCGTCGAGGGCCCGCTCAGCGTGCGGAGCCGCAGCAACAGCGCTGAGCGCCTGCTGGAGGCCgtggccgccgccgccgctgctgagGAGCCCCAGGAGGCCGCGCCCGGCCGCGCGCGCGCCGTGGAGAACCAGTACTCCTTCTACTAG